The Palaemon carinicauda isolate YSFRI2023 chromosome 33, ASM3689809v2, whole genome shotgun sequence genome contains a region encoding:
- the LOC137626031 gene encoding uncharacterized protein: MTVGDIRRGPRGLRNKRYTGIRPTRAIGEDLQGIAEDLQAITEDLQGIAEDLEGITEDLQGITDYLQAITEDLQGKTEDLQGITEDLEGLTEDLQAIPDDLQGIKDDRQGVTESPAGNNRRSTGNKRRSTKDLQGITEDLKAITEDLQAITEDLQGITEDLHRITEDLHEIQKNLQAITEDLQAITEDLQATRDDLQGITDDLQAITEDLQGKQIYRQQQMIYEE; the protein is encoded by the exons GATATACCGGAATAAGACCTACAAGAGCAATAGGAGAAGATCTACAGGGAATAGCAGAAGATCTACAGGCAATAACAGAAGATCTACAAGGAATAGCAGAAGATCTAGAGGGAATAACAGAAGATCTACAGGGAATAACAGACTATCTACAGGCAATAACAGAAGATCTACAAGGAAAAACAGAGGATCTACAAGGAATAACAGAAGATCTAGAGGGACTAACAGAAGATCTACAGGCAATACCAGATGATCTACAGGGAATAAAAGATGATCGACAGGGAGTAACGGAAAGCCCTGCAGGGAATAACAGAAGATCTACAGGAAATAAAAGAAGATCTACAA AAGATCTACAGGGAATAACAGAAGATCTAAAGGCAATAACAGAAGATTTACAGGCAATAACAGAAGATCTACAAGGAATAACCGAAGATCTACATAGAATAACAGAAGATCTACATGAAATACAGAAGAATCTACAGGCAATAACAGAAGATCTACAGGCAATAACAGAAGATCTACAGGCAACAAGAGATGATCTACAAGGAATAACAGATGATCTACAGGCAATAACAGAAGATCTACAGGGAAAACAGATCTACAGGCAACAACAGATGATCTACGAGGAATAA